The Culex pipiens pallens isolate TS chromosome 2, TS_CPP_V2, whole genome shotgun sequence DNA window AGGAAGCACTGAAAGCCCACGCTGACGATGTTCATCTGAAGGAAAGCCAAGCGTACGACGGGGACTTGGAGATTGAGTGTGATGTTTGCTATCGACGCTTCAAGACTCGCCAATCCATGAAGGTGCATCAATATCGTATGTTCAGAGGAAAGAAGTTTATTTGCAGTTTGTGTGGAAAGGCGTTCAAGGAGAAAAGTTTCCTGCGGGACCACGAGAACTCTCACCGGCGGGAGAAACCCTACGAGTGTCCCAAGTGCGACGCTCGGTTCTCCATCAAGGGTTCGTTTGATGCCCACGTTCGACTGCACGACGCAAAGGAGGAGTTCAAGTGCGAATATTGCGGTCGCGGATTCCGCACCAAGAGCCTGCTCAAGGGACATCTCACCGTTCATTCCGAGGATCGCCCATTCAAGTGTCACCTGTGTCCGATCACATTCACGCAGCAGCGACTGCTCGATTCACACATCGAATTTCATCTGGGCAATAAGCCGTTCAAATGCCAGCAGTGTCCGGCCTCGTATCGATACCAGCGGGACTTGCGTGGACACATTCGCGAGAAGCACGAAGGAATTCTAAGTTTCCAGTGTACGCAATGCCCGAAGGCGTTCAACCGGAAGAAGCCGCTGTTGGTCCATTTGAAGACCCACGAAGCCATGTAAAGATTTGTCAtatatcaataaaataaaaatttcttggAAATATTGAGTTTTTGGAATTGTTGAGACTACCCTTCTGAGAAAACAATGCATTGGCCTACCACAAAAGGTTAACCGCAGAGATGTTTCGTTGGAACACGCTTTGAGGATTTCTCTACCGCATTTTTGAACAGAAAGTTgcttaaaatcatttattgaaaacaataaaaaccaATACTGCTAAACGATGCTTCCTTCAATCACGTCTGAGTCAAATGGTTAGCCATGTGTTTACGCAGATAATCCTTCCGCGGATATCCGCGCCCACAGATTGTACAAACAAACGGCTTAATTCCCTGATGGGCCATCCGATGCCGCTTCAAATCCGTCGAGAACGCATAGCTAGCATCGCACTGGTCACATTTAAACGGTTTCTCTCCCGTGTGCATCCGCATATGCGAGTTCAGGCAAGACTTACGCGCAAAAGTGGCCGAACAAAGGGTGCAACTGAGCGGCCGATAGTCGGGCGCGTGTGTTATGTAATGATCCTTCAGATTTCCCTTAGTTTTGAACCCTTTCTGGCATATCTCGCACTTGAAGCGATCCTCTTCGATCGAGTGCGATTTCACGTGCTTCCGGAAGGAATCCTTAATGGCAAACGTTTTCGAGCAAACGGCACAAACAAACGGTCGCTCACCCTGATGACACCGTTCGTGGTCTGAGAGGGCACATTTATCGCGGAAGATCCTTCCACACTGCGAACACTGGTACTGCTTTGTCCGGTATGGCTTTGATTTGTGATCCATGAGAATACGCTTGGATTTGTACCGACGGTAGCACACGTCACAGCTGAACTGGTTCTCGTTTTCGCTTGAACACTTCTGACTTTCAGGCAGATGGACTTCGTTCCCATGTGCTCTGAGCTGATCTTCAGATTCAAACTGTTGGTAACATGCACAGCACTTTGGAAAAGGTCCTTTCTTGGGAACCTTTTCCTTTCCGTGGCTATCCTTGTGTTCTTCTAGTTGCGATGCAGAATGGAAGTCTTCTTCACATTCGTCACACTGAAAAGGCTTATCGGCGTACATCTCGCGTTGGTGAAGCTCCAAAGCTCGCTGTTTAGTGTACCGCTTGAAGCAGTTCGAGCACTCATAAGGTCGTAATTTGATGCGACGAGTATCGGTGATTCTGGATTCCTCGTGGATTTTGGAGTGCTCTTGGACCTGCTTGATACTGTGAAGTCGCGTTTTACACCTACAACATCGTTTAGGCGTCGACGTGTAGTTTGTTCGTTTAACTCTGACTTCCTCTTCTTGCTCGCCATGATCTCCATCGTCACTGAGCGCATCGAATTCGTCTTCAGAACTGTCAGCGGACTCATCTTTGATTGCGGTGATTTCCGCGGCATCGTTACAAGTATCCACAAATTGTTCGACAAATACAAGTTCCTCACCAAGTTTGTACTGCGGCTTAACCGAACATACCGTTCGTGGCTCTTTTTCTGATAACCTGAAATTCGAGCTTCTTTAAACATCCTAAAGAGAACATCCAATCTTGCAATAGCTACCTGTCAACTGAAGACGCATCTTCTAGCAGTTTCCTGAATTTGGCATCTGATTCAAGAAATCGAACCACAAAGCTGTAAGCAACTAACAGATCGTCTTTACAGCTTGTACAACATTCGTAGGGAAGACCATCGTTTTCATGAACCTGTTTGTAAACACAGTACAAATAAGTTGAGCAATCTTGGTTTGGCGTAATTGGTACTGACCTCTAGCTTAACGCAGCACCGTAACATCTCAATAAGCGAGCTTCCATTGAAGGAATCACTCAACGAAATGTTTCCTTCTAATGAGACGAAGCAAATCCGGCAGGGATCCTGTTTTGCTTCCATTTCTTTAtcagataaaatcaaaacaaatgatAAGTACACAAGCCAATGCACTACCTGCTAATGATTGTTTACAAAACATTACGCTTCAATCATCGATGTTGATGGATAATACGCGATGCATTGAAAACGTCAACAACAACATACACACTGATGGTGTTGTGTTGTATACAATCCAAACGTCAAACCCGTTGTCACCTGTCACACACAGTTCGCAATCTTCCTTCTTATTTACATTCTAATTGGTGAGCTTCGTCCGAATCTTACAATCCCAAAACGCGATACACTGCCACGACGTACGATGACCGCCCACCCGGGAACCCTGTCCATGGACACATTCCACAGCTCCTGTCGGATCTGCTCGTCGGTGGTAGCGAGCGCTGTTCCGCTGAACAACTTCCCGGACAGCAGTACCAGCAGCTTGGCCGATATGCTGCGGTACTGTGTGAATCTAGAGGTAGGCGGAATTCGTTCTATAAACTTGTCTAGAACCGGATAAAATCTAGCCCTTTTCCAGATCAACGAATACGATGGTCTTCCGTACCAATGCTGTGAGCAATGCAAAGCGGACCTGGTTGTTGCGTACAAACTGGTCATCCGGTGCCATCAGTCCGATGCCAAGTTCCGGGGGTTGCTTATGGATAGCAAAACCGATGCTAGGTGAGTAGGCGGTGATGTCCTTTTTGTGATTTCACTAACAATTTCATCTACACCTTCAGGGATTCGTTGATGGAAAGTGATGAGTTTCCTCAGTTGGTAGACAGCTTGATAAAAACTGAAGTCTCCGAAGACGTGCTGAACGATGAGTGCGTTTACGCAGAACCACTGCAGCCGGAGGTGGATGTAAAGCCGATTGTGAAGAAAGAGAAACGCCGTGAAGTCTCGGAAGATAGTGATTCCGAAGACGACGATGAAGACTATGCTGATCCGGATTTTAAGCAGGAAAGTGAGGATGATGAAGAGGAAACCAGCAAAAAGCCAGTAACGAAGAGAGGCCGGAGACCAGCGAATAAGGAAATCAAACGATGCTGCAGATGTAAAGAGAAGCTGTCTACAATGGAGGAGGTGCTCCAACATTCGCAAACGGTTCATGCCAACACCAAGGTTACGGACCGAGCAAGAATGGAGGCGCGTCCGTACGAGTGTGACGTGTGTTTCAAACGGTACACCACCAGGAAAGCTCTAGCTCTGCACAAGGAGCAACTGTACGTTGAAAACGAATTCAAATGTGATAAGTGTGAGGAAGACTTTAAGAGCAAAAGTCTTCTCGATCAGCACATCGAGTCACACGCAAGGGAAATGATTCAACCGTATTGCAATCGCAAGGGACAACTACCGCGATGCTGCGCGTGCTACGAACAGTTTGAAAATGACGAACTACTTAAGGCACACGCCGCAGAAAACCACCAGCCGGAAAGTCTCACCGCAGACGATAAAGACAATCAGTATTCTTGCGACGTGTGCTTTCGACGGTACAAAAGCTTGCGAATCCTTCGGGATCATCAACTCAAAGCGTACCGCGTGCAATCGTATCAATGCGCGACCTGTGGCCGTATCTTTCGGGACAAAACGGCAATGGCCGATCACGAACGCTCGCACGAAGAAGGGAAATCCTTCGTTTGTCCAATTTGTGCGAAAACTTTTGTCATGAAGGACTCATTCCGGAAGCACGTACGAGCTCACTCCATAGCAGCGGATCGATACAAGTGCGAGGTGTGTGGAAGAGGATTCAAAACGAATTCCAACCTGAAGAACCACCTGATTACCCACAATCCGAACCACCGGCCGCTCCAGTGTACGCTGTGTCCATCATCGTTCGCCTGGAAAACCTGTTTGCAGGCTCATATGAAACTGCACACGGGAGAGAAACCATTCAAGTGTGATCAGTGCGACGCTAGTTATGCATTCTCGACGGATCTTAAGCGACACATCATGGCCCACCAAGGCATAAAGCCGTTTGTTTGTACTATCTGTGGGCGCGGATACCCACGTAAGGATTACCTGCGAAAACACATGGCCAATCACTTGACGCAGGCGTGATTAGTTTGTACTGATAAAGTTGATAAATCTTCTTTGTAAGCCCGTACTTTTGTTAAGATTTAATAAATAAAGTGGTGAAAGAGTAATACAACATTCATTTTTACGCTGACAAGGATACAACACTGACGAATCCCATCCCTTATAATGACAGTATTCAAACATTAGTCTAAATTTCGAAGAAATTCTATAGCTATCCTTTGGCACAACAATTGCTTTTGAAACACTTGACTTGACGTAGTGCACTTACCTTTTTTAGTTGATCTTGTCTCATTGTAAAAACCCTGAAAAAAGCAAGGAAAACAATTTATTATATATGGGATATTACTTAAAACCATCATATGAGTTATATTCTatgcatagaaaaaaaataaagccatACAGCCCATGAATGCTATTGTTTGTTTGAGGTGTGCGTTgataaaaatactatttaatcAAAGTAGCCATTTTTCGATTATTCTTCGGTCCAAATATGCCATTTGGCGAAACATTTTGAATATTGTGTGACATTTGTGAGTATTTGCTAACGCGTTGCAACagcggaatctaattagaatcgtacacaaattccgtttcaaacgcaacaaccggttcgaacacgttataatttaaaatcaagactaacatttcgaacgagccaaaaattcaatattacacccttttgaaatgttagtcttgatttttttgaaaatattgttttcgaaaagatcggaaaatttcacgaatgtttcatattttaacattgtaaatcggaccattagttgctgagatatcgacattagaaaatggtgggttgtttgggtgagacttagaaactATATtccaaaaagttacctaaaaatggctttaacttgaaaacggtgcactttatctaaaattcactgaagtactttttgattgcaaattcgattttacaacaaaaaatgaagttgaaaaatgtttgctaccaatatttagattttttgaaaaaaatctgtattgattcaaaaaatcataactcggtcaaagattttttgcccattctggaattttctggaaagttggcatttgatgtcctctaaaacatatcaaaaaataaaataaaaataaaaatagtgtttttttttttgcaaatcaagttttattgacaaaaagtaaaattaaaaatcaccgatttttttaccgtgtatatttttttttttcattgtagtccatatccatacctaaaagtttgccgaagacatcaaatcgatcaacaatttccttcaaaagatacagatttttgaattttcacatatcatttttgtatggacagctgcaaaatttgtatggaaaattatatgaacgaactaatgatgcaaaatggcttctttgggcataccaaaggtaccaaaaaagtttcagccggattaaaaaatacaaaaaaaaaatcgaatgaccgaaatctcagagaattgctcagctacaGGTGGTTGAGTGTCAAACTCGAATTTTGACATTCACTCAAGAAgagaaaagcaaaaagaaaaaaaagaagaatgcgGTCTGAAATGATCCAGAAATTTGTTcctggtggcacgtcagttcatCAGTGGTTATGTTTTAAGAATTGAATTAaacatccattttaaatcctttgcgatcGAACAAAAGATACTCAGGAAAATAAGCTatagtagttgttcggtaaccgggcgttgtttaactgggtgttcgataactgggccgtagcccagttaaaaagcagacaaacgtcaaaaatccaaaacaaaccgaaatcaccGAGGGTATAGATGCAAAAATCacgttcaataaataaaaaaaaacttttttcaaacttatatgtaatttcaagtcataattgaattcgcaattcgcaattcgcaattttcagtgtaagaacgggccttgaccgatcttatgcaccaggttcccgacgaactcgcactgcccttacacctacatctcacccttgctctgagtcagtacgagcaacacgctagaacacgctttgagtgttcgtgccaggcatgcacaccttcttttccggttacgcattttaactcggccggggtggtacattacgtagggtttgatgtaagtataagcgcctaaccatttatagtgtgcctatcaactttcattaaagcaaaaactgttatatttttagtttgaattcaaaaactaattgttatttactgtgtattgttttctcctgaaatcttccctattgttgagtctgtttatctgttgctatttcttttgtcgcggtgttttgttacaattgttggtcctaagcatgttataaaaatttaccaaaaatacaatagtaatatttgtgttaatcatttaaccattccataaattgagtaagggctcaaacctcacttgtttgaaaaaaagggtgaagattgaaaacaatagacagtaaaagagaatttattttataaaaatcaagtatcaatagtaagagatgatgagcgtattttgaagaataaaaatgagaagctagatgtattagatgtaaaattagacaatagttaataaatagagatgcaaaacaagcttagattatagtaatgataatttataggacagataaagaattattcaaataaataaattcgcaataaaatcaaaaaagattaggcaaatgaacaatagacttgatattactagtacattaaggaaaagtatatttttaatgaaaaacacaaagtttttacagcagtatcaattgatagaaaagagtggaaaagctttgagagataagagaatcaaaagttagtaacattaaaatcaaatgttggatattaaatagaagaatcagtgaagaattgggaatcagaagagcaaaacaaaaataggagataggtggtagctgagaatgcagagaagagaaaccccgttgtgcgatgtttcaggtacatccacagcagttgactcaacatacagcgaatcaaaacaataccgtctacaatcacaaattacttccctttcccacattgtcgcgcccttttcttttagccgtctcgactctgacccgcggtggtcaaaggtatacgatccgtttccacaggccaccagctaggtcatcatgaaaaccaagccaacgtggaggtaagaaaataggacactcgccaggaaccagagctatactgttctgatcaagatagttcggatgatctaacagaactacggatgtagttagttacgctccttccaggatgttccttacgtggacgtcaacccaagagcacgcaacaaggtcagtgccattgcatgctcttaggtatcaatccttggcctgcaatttCAAGTCATAATTGAAGAAATATAAATAGTAATcagtgtaaataaatttgagtaattttaatttttatatttcatttagaaaatattatgcatcggtagtcccctcgttatttttcgttcagcccagttagcgaacagcatccctgtttgaaaaatgtcgcacgtcgtacgagaTGTCGCACGGatttgattttaccgtttcgatatcgattggtcgaaaggacgacaaatGGACGACAAACAATCGACATGCATGACATCGTTTTTTGCATCGATTTTCTGACAGATTGACGTTTCGGCGGCGTcggcaaaaaaactttgacagTTTACATCAAGCAAAAATTTGTTCAGACTGGATTGAACAAAAGCTAAAAATTGAGGTTGAAAATGTAGTGTGCAAAACCAAATCGGAGCAAAAAGTTGGTTGGTAAGTTGGTTTAAGTAGTTAGAGGTAGTTAGTTACTTTCTATTTCTATGAATATTTATTGGGAACCGTTCTTTACCTCGTGTATTCAGATGCAGTACAGCCGGATACCGAGCCACACGTGGAAATATGGTTCGAAGCCGGGCATGGCATTGGCCTCCCCACAGTCAGCACCGATCCTGGCCCAAGGCCAACACCATCCGGCTGGCGGTAAAGGCGGTCTCTTCAATGTAAATACCACCAAATTCTTTCATCATCCTGTCGCCTCTCTTACGAACAGTGCCACTAATCCACTTGATCCTACTCCGCAGATGCAGTAGTTTCCG harbors:
- the LOC120421709 gene encoding gastrula zinc finger protein XlCGF26.1-like, with amino-acid sequence MEAKQDPCRICFVSLEGNISLSDSFNGSSLIEMLRCCVKLEVHENDGLPYECCTSCKDDLLVAYSFVVRFLESDAKFRKLLEDASSVDRLSEKEPRTVCSVKPQYKLGEELVFVEQFVDTCNDAAEITAIKDESADSSEDEFDALSDDGDHGEQEEEVRVKRTNYTSTPKRCCRCKTRLHSIKQVQEHSKIHEESRITDTRRIKLRPYECSNCFKRYTKQRALELHQREMYADKPFQCDECEEDFHSASQLEEHKDSHGKEKVPKKGPFPKCCACYQQFESEDQLRAHGNEVHLPESQKCSSENENQFSCDVCYRRYKSKRILMDHKSKPYRTKQYQCSQCGRIFRDKCALSDHERCHQGERPFVCAVCSKTFAIKDSFRKHVKSHSIEEDRFKCEICQKGFKTKGNLKDHYITHAPDYRPLSCTLCSATFARKSCLNSHMRMHTGEKPFKCDQCDASYAFSTDLKRHRMAHQGIKPFVCTICGRGYPRKDYLRKHMANHLTQT
- the LOC120421714 gene encoding oocyte zinc finger protein XlCOF6-like → MTAHPGTLSMDTFHSSCRICSSVVASAVPLNNFPDSSTSSLADMLRYCVNLEINEYDGLPYQCCEQCKADLVVAYKLVIRCHQSDAKFRGLLMDSKTDARDSLMESDEFPQLVDSLIKTEVSEDVLNDECVYAEPLQPEVDVKPIVKKEKRREVSEDSDSEDDDEDYADPDFKQESEDDEEETSKKPVTKRGRRPANKEIKRCCRCKEKLSTMEEVLQHSQTVHANTKVTDRARMEARPYECDVCFKRYTTRKALALHKEQLYVENEFKCDKCEEDFKSKSLLDQHIESHAREMIQPYCNRKGQLPRCCACYEQFENDELLKAHAAENHQPESLTADDKDNQYSCDVCFRRYKSLRILRDHQLKAYRVQSYQCATCGRIFRDKTAMADHERSHEEGKSFVCPICAKTFVMKDSFRKHVRAHSIAADRYKCEVCGRGFKTNSNLKNHLITHNPNHRPLQCTLCPSSFAWKTCLQAHMKLHTGEKPFKCDQCDASYAFSTDLKRHIMAHQGIKPFVCTICGRGYPRKDYLRKHMANHLTQA